The following are from one region of the Raphanus sativus cultivar WK10039 unplaced genomic scaffold, ASM80110v3 Scaffold3680, whole genome shotgun sequence genome:
- the LOC130506804 gene encoding PLASMODESMATA CALLOSE-BINDING PROTEIN 3-like, with protein sequence MKVFLGLLLLLALTTPSSAIYCLCNDGIGEKDLQTAIDYACGTLADCNPIKEKGSCYQPITIKSHCDWAVNSYFQNAAQVPGSCDFSGTATTNLNPPSNLATGCIYPSGPSSVGPPPSTTPPMGPTPPTGTTPPMGTTPPTGLTPPSPTNGTTTLPGAPPPLGIIPSKGARSLAIYSVLTLCFSSLVFL encoded by the exons ATGAAAGTGTTTCTAGGTCTGTTGCTTCTCTTGGCCTTGACAACACCTTCAA GTGCAATTTACTGTCTCTGCAACGATGGGATAGGGGAGAAAGACCTTCAAACAGCAATAGACTATGCATGTGGAACCTTAGCAGATTGTAATCCAATCAAGGAAAAGGGTTCTTGTTATCAACCAATTACCATCAAAAGCCACTGTGATTGGGCTGTTAACAGCTACTTCCAGAACGCAGCTCAAGTCCCTGGAAGCTGCGACTTCTCTGGAACTGCCACTACCAATCTAAACCCACCTTCCA ATTTGGCTACTGGTTGCATATATCCTTCAGGTCCAAG CTCTGTGGGGCCGCCTCCTTCAACTACACCACCGATGGGACCAACACCACCAACAGGAACGACACCACCAATGGGAACTACACCACCAACGGGACTAACACCACCAAGTCCAACAAACGGAACTACTACACTTCCAGGAGCTCCTCCTCCGCTTGGCATTATTCCAAGCAAAGGTGCTCGCAGTTTGGCCATTTACTCTGTTTTAACACTCTGTTTCTCATCACTAGTGTTTCTGTGA